In the genome of Deltaproteobacteria bacterium, one region contains:
- a CDS encoding GNAT family N-acetyltransferase, giving the protein MQARPVRQNDLATICGFPRNAEELFHFFPKAEFPLTPERLQEAIDARSDSTVVDLDGDPIAFANFYRWNFQGRCSIGNVVVAPAARGRGVAVFLVRHMIDLAFSKHEASEISVSCFNANTSGLLLYAKLGFEPFAMEERRDGSGRRLALLHMHLNRTTQANTLAKQMET; this is encoded by the coding sequence TTGCAAGCTCGGCCCGTTCGTCAGAATGATCTTGCGACCATCTGCGGTTTCCCCAGAAACGCCGAAGAACTCTTTCATTTTTTTCCAAAAGCCGAGTTCCCCTTGACTCCGGAACGGCTTCAGGAAGCCATCGACGCACGGTCCGACTCCACGGTGGTGGATCTGGATGGAGATCCGATCGCCTTTGCCAACTTTTATCGATGGAATTTTCAAGGCCGGTGCAGCATCGGAAACGTCGTCGTCGCCCCGGCGGCCCGAGGCCGAGGCGTGGCCGTCTTTCTCGTCCGCCACATGATCGATCTGGCCTTTTCCAAGCACGAAGCCTCGGAAATCAGCGTGTCCTGCTTCAACGCCAATACCTCCGGCCTGCTCCTGTACGCCAAGCTCGGTTTTGAACCCTTTGCCATGGAGGAGCGCCGCGACGGTTCCGGTCGCCGCCTCGCCCTCCTGCACATGCACCTGAATCGAACAACCCAAGCCAACACCCTGGCCAAACAAATGGAGACATAG